One part of the Actinomyces howellii genome encodes these proteins:
- a CDS encoding CinA family protein, whose translation MSPAAGEGAAEGRNDRDNRDDRDDRDPAQGQDAHNDEAAVATQAQAARFLLSTARERGLTIAVAESLTGGEVASALVSVPGASAVVVGAVVAYATRLKAELLGVDPERLKAVGPVDAEVASQMARGVAGLLGADIGLATTGVAGPGDSEGHKAGTVHIAVCSPWGTIGRELHLPGDREQVRQGATVAVLALAVALLDAAAEGPPDGPAGSLG comes from the coding sequence ATGAGCCCCGCAGCAGGTGAGGGGGCCGCCGAGGGCCGGAACGACCGTGACAACCGGGACGACCGGGACGACCGGGACCCGGCGCAGGGCCAGGACGCCCACAACGATGAGGCCGCCGTCGCGACGCAGGCCCAGGCGGCGCGCTTCCTGCTGTCGACCGCCCGGGAGCGGGGGCTGACGATCGCGGTGGCCGAGTCGCTGACCGGCGGCGAGGTCGCCTCGGCGCTCGTGAGCGTGCCGGGCGCCTCGGCGGTCGTCGTCGGTGCGGTCGTCGCCTACGCCACCCGGCTCAAGGCCGAGCTGCTGGGGGTCGACCCCGAGCGTCTCAAGGCGGTCGGTCCGGTCGACGCGGAGGTCGCCTCCCAGATGGCGCGCGGCGTCGCCGGCCTGCTCGGGGCCGACATCGGGCTGGCCACCACCGGGGTCGCCGGTCCCGGGGACAGCGAGGGGCACAAGGCCGGTACGGTGCATATCGCGGTGTGCTCCCCGTGGGGCACGATCGGTCGCGAGCTCCACCTGCCCGGCGACCGCGAGCAGGTCCGACAGGGCGCCACGGTCGCGGTGCTGGCGCTGGCCGTCGCCCTGCTCGACGCGGCCGCGGAGGGGCCGCCGGACGGCCCGGCCGGATCCTTGGGCTAG
- a CDS encoding DUF3046 domain-containing protein — translation MRHSEFWHAVDEVFGPAYGRSLARDLVLPGLGATCVEALDAGTAPREVWHALCDETQVGDTQRWVYRRDADERR, via the coding sequence ATGAGGCACTCGGAGTTCTGGCACGCCGTCGACGAGGTCTTCGGTCCCGCCTACGGCAGGTCCCTGGCCCGGGACCTTGTCCTCCCCGGGCTGGGAGCGACCTGCGTCGAGGCCTTGGACGCGGGGACCGCGCCTCGCGAGGTCTGGCACGCCCTGTGCGACGAGACCCAGGTCGGTGACACGCAGCGCTGGGTCTACCGCCGGGACGCAGACGAGCGGCGCTGA
- a CDS encoding acyl-CoA dehydratase activase-related protein: protein MRHPTDQPGHRGQPGGDVMQMGLDIGSTTVKLVVLDDAGLPVFSEYRRHHADVRGEVTRLLEEARRELDGVRVRGAVTGSAGLSLAQLMGLPFVQEVIAETETVRRRDPATDVIIELGGEDAKITYLHPTPEQRMNGTCAGGTGAFIDQMAQLLHTDVAGLNDLAARHRSLYPIASRCGVFAKSDLQPLINQGAEPADLAASVLQAVVTQTIAGLACGRPIRGNVMFLGGPLHFLPELRAAFERNLADQVDDFRCPPEAQLYVAIGAALLATGETVTLEELGTRLATRRSLELGTSRMRPLFADEAERRAFAERHARATVARAPWPTIGARDEDPHDDARAAGAPEGDFDCFLGIDAGSTTIKAVVLDSADRIVWEHYAGNEGDPVTAAVEILRRIHREAPEGVRIVRSCVTGYGESLVKAALHIDEGVVETMAHYRAAEHLNPGVTLVIDIGGQDMKYLRIRGGAIDSICVNEACSSGCGSFLQTFAQTMGTTVEDFAAAALEAEHPVDLGSRCTVFMNSSVKQAQREAATVGEISAGLSYSVVRNALYKVIKLKDADQLGERVSVQGGTFLNDAVLRAFELLTGREVVRPDAAGLMGALGAALTAHATYDAEPSALMGLGELSRFSLSTEATTCRLCQNHCRLTITTFNDGQRHVSGNRCERGAAQERRASKSEVPNLYEYKYRRTFSYRRLREADAPRGDIGVPRVLGMYENYPLWFTVLTSLGFRVIISGRSSHELFESGMDAIPSENVCYPAKLAHGHVESLVAKGVRTIWFPCVFYERELVAGADNHFNCPIVATYPEVIRANTSALRTAGAPDDPARAAGSARAGQDRTGASGRGAQQGGDRAAGGQGDGVRLLAPFLNLADPTTLARRLVEVFADWGVTLPEARRAVAAGFAEDAAFKADVRAEGRRTLEWMEANGRKGIVLAGRPYHVDPEINHGIPDVINTLGMAVLSEDSILPEPEAQDDDPGAGERAVSGGALGHAVALVRRALAGSSGSGGVEPADWSDVTSEGLPSPEASVAVAQPGPGGSRLRVRDQWAYHSRLYRAAELVIARPDLELVQLNSFGCGVDALTTDQVQEILEGADEVYTSLKIDEVSNLGAATIRLRSLAAAAQERRRTRGQRAGAEIDTTAVPPAGAPALGAGDGAEPAVPHPDPAAPVFTEEMRRTHTILMPQFSPIHFRPLVPLMRRQGYRVELLEHASREDLEVGLRHVNNDACFPAIMVIGQLIGAFADGSHDPDRCAVGITQTGGMCRATNYAALLRKGLREAGYPQVPVVAISPQGLESNPGFRVSPSMALRLIQGAVIGDTLQTCLLRVRPYEAQEGLATALYERWNAITCEFFEHGGHSATWGGRIGYRRLVREMVSEFDALPLTDAPRRPRVGVVGEILVKFQPDANNHVVDLIEAEGCEAAVPGLTAFLLNGMVTAQWNLDNLGVGARSVRTKKAAVWFIEQVQAPALAALAACGGKFDVESPIDVMADKASQVVSLGNQAGEGWLLTAEMIELIEHGVPNIVCCQPFACLPNHVVGKGMFREMRRRYPQANIVAVDYDPGASEVNQLNRIKLMVSTALMSHGAQEGGGPGSATFAELLADLGPAPDGTPTSPDGAAAPPEALAGLGLRASR, encoded by the coding sequence ATGAGGCATCCGACCGACCAGCCAGGGCACCGAGGGCAGCCCGGCGGCGACGTCATGCAGATGGGTCTGGACATCGGGTCGACGACGGTCAAGCTCGTCGTGCTCGACGACGCCGGCCTCCCCGTGTTCTCCGAGTACCGGCGCCACCACGCCGACGTGCGCGGCGAGGTCACCCGTCTCCTGGAGGAGGCCCGCCGGGAGCTGGACGGGGTGCGCGTGCGCGGCGCCGTGACCGGCAGTGCGGGGCTCTCCCTGGCACAGCTCATGGGCCTGCCCTTCGTCCAGGAGGTGATCGCCGAGACCGAGACGGTGCGTCGCCGCGACCCCGCCACCGACGTCATCATCGAGCTCGGCGGGGAGGACGCCAAGATCACCTACCTCCACCCCACCCCAGAGCAGCGCATGAACGGGACCTGCGCCGGAGGGACCGGGGCCTTCATCGACCAGATGGCCCAGCTGCTCCACACCGACGTCGCCGGGCTCAACGACCTGGCGGCACGCCACCGGAGCCTGTACCCGATCGCCTCTCGCTGCGGCGTCTTCGCCAAGTCCGACCTCCAGCCGCTCATCAACCAGGGGGCAGAGCCCGCCGACCTGGCGGCCTCCGTCCTCCAGGCGGTCGTCACCCAGACGATCGCCGGCCTGGCCTGCGGGCGGCCGATCCGCGGGAACGTCATGTTCCTCGGCGGCCCGCTGCACTTCCTGCCCGAGCTGCGGGCGGCCTTCGAGCGCAACCTGGCCGACCAGGTCGATGACTTCAGGTGCCCGCCCGAGGCCCAGCTCTACGTGGCGATCGGCGCGGCCCTCCTGGCCACGGGCGAGACCGTGACGCTGGAGGAGCTCGGCACGAGGCTGGCCACCCGCAGGTCCCTGGAGCTGGGCACCTCGCGGATGCGCCCCCTGTTCGCTGACGAGGCCGAGCGCCGGGCCTTCGCCGAGCGTCACGCCCGCGCCACGGTCGCCCGCGCCCCGTGGCCGACCATCGGCGCCCGGGACGAGGACCCGCACGACGACGCGAGGGCGGCCGGGGCACCTGAGGGGGACTTCGACTGCTTCCTGGGGATCGACGCGGGCTCGACGACCATCAAGGCGGTCGTCCTGGACTCGGCCGACCGGATCGTGTGGGAGCACTACGCGGGCAACGAGGGGGACCCGGTCACCGCGGCGGTGGAGATCCTGCGCCGCATCCACCGTGAGGCACCGGAGGGGGTGCGCATCGTGCGCTCCTGCGTGACCGGCTACGGGGAGTCCCTCGTCAAGGCCGCCCTCCACATCGACGAGGGCGTCGTCGAGACGATGGCCCACTACCGGGCCGCCGAGCACCTCAACCCCGGGGTGACCTTGGTCATCGACATCGGCGGGCAGGACATGAAGTACCTGCGCATCCGCGGCGGGGCCATCGACTCCATCTGCGTCAACGAGGCGTGCTCGTCGGGATGCGGCTCCTTCCTGCAGACCTTCGCCCAGACGATGGGGACGACGGTGGAGGACTTCGCGGCCGCGGCGCTCGAGGCCGAGCACCCCGTGGACCTGGGCAGCAGGTGCACGGTGTTCATGAACTCCTCGGTCAAGCAGGCCCAGCGCGAGGCGGCCACGGTCGGTGAGATCAGCGCGGGGCTGAGCTACTCGGTCGTGCGCAACGCCCTGTACAAGGTCATCAAGCTCAAGGACGCCGACCAGCTCGGTGAGCGCGTGAGCGTCCAGGGGGGCACCTTCCTCAACGACGCGGTGCTGCGCGCCTTCGAGCTGCTCACCGGCCGGGAGGTCGTGCGTCCCGACGCGGCCGGGCTCATGGGTGCCCTGGGCGCCGCGCTGACCGCCCACGCCACCTACGACGCCGAGCCCTCCGCCCTTATGGGCCTGGGTGAGCTGTCGCGCTTCTCCCTGAGCACCGAGGCGACCACGTGCCGGCTGTGCCAGAACCACTGCCGCCTGACGATCACGACCTTCAACGACGGCCAGCGCCACGTGTCGGGGAACCGCTGCGAGCGCGGCGCCGCCCAGGAGCGGCGGGCGTCGAAGTCCGAGGTGCCCAACCTCTACGAGTACAAGTACCGGCGCACCTTCTCCTACCGACGCCTGCGCGAGGCCGACGCCCCGCGCGGGGACATCGGGGTGCCGCGCGTGCTGGGCATGTACGAGAACTACCCCTTGTGGTTCACCGTGCTCACGTCGCTGGGCTTCAGGGTCATCATCTCGGGGCGCTCCAGCCACGAGCTGTTCGAGTCAGGGATGGACGCCATCCCCTCGGAGAACGTGTGCTACCCGGCCAAGCTCGCTCACGGCCACGTCGAGTCGCTCGTGGCCAAGGGGGTGCGCACGATCTGGTTCCCCTGCGTCTTCTACGAGCGTGAGCTCGTCGCGGGGGCGGACAACCACTTCAACTGCCCGATCGTGGCCACCTATCCCGAGGTGATCCGGGCCAACACCTCCGCCCTGCGCACCGCCGGGGCCCCCGACGACCCGGCCCGGGCCGCCGGGTCGGCCCGGGCCGGGCAGGACAGGACGGGCGCCAGCGGGCGAGGTGCGCAGCAGGGCGGTGACCGGGCCGCTGGAGGGCAGGGCGACGGGGTCCGCCTCCTGGCCCCCTTCCTCAACCTGGCCGACCCCACGACGCTGGCCAGGCGGCTGGTCGAGGTCTTCGCCGACTGGGGGGTCACGCTGCCCGAGGCGCGCCGCGCCGTGGCCGCGGGCTTCGCGGAGGACGCGGCCTTCAAGGCCGACGTGCGGGCTGAGGGCCGCCGCACCCTGGAGTGGATGGAGGCCAACGGGCGCAAGGGCATCGTCCTGGCGGGACGGCCCTACCACGTCGACCCCGAGATCAACCACGGCATCCCCGACGTCATCAACACCCTGGGCATGGCGGTGCTCTCGGAGGACTCGATCCTGCCTGAGCCTGAGGCGCAGGACGACGACCCCGGTGCCGGTGAGCGCGCCGTGTCCGGCGGGGCGCTGGGGCACGCGGTGGCGCTCGTGCGCCGGGCTCTGGCCGGGTCCTCGGGGTCCGGGGGCGTCGAGCCGGCCGACTGGTCCGACGTCACCTCCGAGGGACTGCCCTCACCTGAGGCGAGCGTGGCCGTCGCGCAGCCGGGGCCGGGAGGCTCCCGGCTGCGCGTGCGCGACCAGTGGGCCTACCACTCCCGGCTGTACCGGGCCGCGGAGCTCGTCATCGCCCGCCCCGACCTCGAGCTCGTCCAGCTCAACTCCTTCGGGTGCGGTGTCGACGCGCTGACCACCGACCAGGTCCAGGAGATCCTCGAGGGGGCCGACGAGGTCTACACCTCCTTGAAGATCGACGAGGTCTCCAACCTGGGCGCCGCCACGATCCGGCTGCGCTCCCTGGCCGCAGCGGCCCAGGAGCGGCGCCGCACCCGCGGGCAGCGCGCGGGCGCCGAGATCGACACGACCGCCGTCCCGCCCGCCGGCGCCCCGGCCCTCGGGGCCGGTGACGGCGCCGAGCCGGCAGTCCCTCACCCCGACCCCGCCGCACCGGTGTTCACCGAGGAGATGCGCCGGACCCACACGATCCTCATGCCTCAGTTCTCCCCGATCCACTTCCGGCCGCTCGTGCCTCTCATGCGCCGCCAGGGCTACAGGGTCGAGCTGCTTGAGCACGCCTCGCGTGAGGACCTCGAGGTCGGCCTGCGCCACGTCAACAACGACGCGTGCTTCCCCGCGATCATGGTGATCGGACAGCTCATCGGCGCGTTCGCCGACGGCTCCCACGACCCCGACAGGTGCGCGGTGGGCATCACCCAGACCGGTGGGATGTGCCGCGCTACCAACTACGCCGCGCTCCTGCGCAAGGGCCTGCGGGAGGCCGGTTACCCCCAGGTGCCGGTCGTGGCGATCTCCCCTCAGGGGCTGGAGTCCAACCCCGGCTTCAGGGTCTCCCCGTCGATGGCTCTGCGCCTCATCCAGGGCGCCGTCATCGGCGACACCCTCCAGACCTGCCTGCTGCGGGTGCGCCCCTACGAGGCGCAGGAGGGCCTGGCCACCGCGCTGTACGAGCGGTGGAACGCGATCACCTGCGAGTTCTTCGAGCACGGAGGGCACTCGGCCACGTGGGGCGGGCGGATCGGCTACCGCCGGCTCGTGCGCGAGATGGTCAGCGAGTTCGACGCCCTGCCCCTGACCGACGCCCCTCGGCGCCCCCGGGTCGGGGTGGTCGGCGAGATCCTCGTGAAGTTCCAGCCCGACGCCAACAACCACGTCGTCGACCTCATCGAGGCCGAGGGCTGCGAGGCCGCCGTCCCCGGTCTGACCGCCTTCCTGCTCAACGGGATGGTCACCGCGCAGTGGAACCTCGACAACCTCGGTGTCGGGGCGCGCAGCGTGCGCACGAAGAAGGCGGCGGTGTGGTTCATCGAGCAGGTCCAGGCACCCGCCCTGGCGGCGCTGGCGGCCTGCGGCGGGAAGTTCGACGTCGAGTCCCCCATCGACGTCATGGCCGACAAGGCCTCCCAGGTCGTGTCTCTGGGAAACCAGGCCGGTGAGGGGTGGCTGCTCACCGCCGAGATGATCGAGCTCATCGAGCACGGGGTGCCCAACATCGTGTGCTGCCAGCCCTTCGCCTGCCTGCCCAACCACGTCGTCGGCAAGGGCATGTTCCGGGAGATGCGCCGTCGCTACCCGCAGGCCAATATCGTCGCGGTGGACTACGACCCGGGCGCCAGCGAGGTCAACCAGCTCAACCGCATCAAGCTCATGGTCTCCACGGCGCTCATGTCCCACGGGGCCCAGGAGGGCGGCGGACCGGGCTCGGCCACCTTCGCCGAGCTGCTGGCCGACCTCGGCCCGGCCCCTGACGGCACCCCGACCTCCCCCGACGGGGCGGCCGCCCCGCCCGAGGCCCTCGCCGGGCTCGGGCTGCGCGCGA
- a CDS encoding helix-turn-helix domain-containing protein, translating to MNNATHPRPTRSSRPAGRAPMRAASVAGPGAAVETTSKQETVLLRREIGEVLRSVRQHQGRTLREVSSQARVSLGYLSEVERGQKEASSELLASICQALDAPLSAVLREVSDRIALTEGVVVPDTVPDELIRQQGAALR from the coding sequence ATGAACAACGCGACTCACCCCCGCCCCACCCGCTCCTCCCGTCCGGCAGGCCGGGCGCCCATGCGTGCGGCCTCGGTCGCAGGGCCAGGTGCCGCAGTGGAGACGACCAGCAAGCAGGAGACCGTCCTCCTGCGCCGTGAGATCGGAGAGGTCCTGCGCTCGGTGCGTCAGCACCAGGGCCGGACCCTGCGCGAGGTCTCCAGCCAGGCCCGCGTGTCCCTGGGCTACCTCTCCGAGGTCGAGCGTGGCCAGAAGGAGGCCTCCTCCGAGCTGCTCGCCTCGATCTGCCAGGCGCTGGACGCGCCCCTGTCGGCCGTGCTGCGTGAGGTCTCCGACCGCATCGCCCTGACCGAGGGCGTCGTCGTCCCCGACACCGTCCCCGACGAGCTGATCCGTCAGCAGGGCGCCGCGCTGCGCTGA
- a CDS encoding regulatory protein RecX, whose translation MPWLTPDSHAEQVEAAREIVLRRLDRCPAPRAALAGLLERREVDPQVAQEVLDRLEAVGIIDDASYAAALARTRFALKGAARRAIAEELRAKGVGEEHIASALEQVDGAGEQEAALALARRRLAATRGLDPEVRRRRTLAHLGRKGYDAEVSAQALRRALAEEP comes from the coding sequence ATGCCCTGGCTGACACCCGACTCCCATGCCGAGCAGGTCGAGGCAGCCCGCGAGATCGTGCTGCGCCGCCTCGACCGCTGCCCCGCGCCGCGGGCGGCCCTGGCCGGGCTCCTGGAGCGCCGGGAGGTCGACCCGCAGGTCGCTCAGGAGGTCCTCGACCGCCTCGAGGCGGTCGGCATCATCGACGACGCCTCCTACGCCGCCGCCCTCGCCCGCACCCGCTTCGCCCTCAAGGGCGCGGCGCGCAGGGCCATCGCCGAGGAGCTGCGGGCCAAGGGCGTGGGGGAGGAGCACATCGCCTCCGCCCTCGAGCAGGTCGATGGGGCGGGTGAGCAGGAGGCCGCCCTGGCCCTCGCGCGCCGCAGGCTCGCCGCGACGCGGGGGCTGGACCCCGAGGTCAGGAGGCGGAGGACCCTGGCCCACCTCGGACGCAAGGGCTACGACGCCGAGGTCTCCGCGCAGGCCCTGCGCCGGGCCCTGGCCGAGGAGCCGTGA
- the pgsA gene encoding CDP-diacylglycerol--glycerol-3-phosphate 3-phosphatidyltransferase translates to MNDSPPGSAPGAPAQVPLLNVANVLTVLRLVLVPVFIWLMVLPGDPARLAATVVFVVAALTDRLDGQLARSRGLVTDFGKIVDPIADKALTLSAFIMLSADGRLWWWVTVVILVRELGITVMRFFMLRRAVMAASRGGKLKTVLQMTGLIGLLAPWTMLLPRALAGGLTALAYAAVAAALVVTVVTGVDYVRQALSISRTGAGGDEAR, encoded by the coding sequence ATGAACGACTCTCCTCCCGGCTCTGCGCCCGGCGCGCCCGCGCAGGTCCCGCTGCTCAACGTCGCCAACGTCCTGACGGTCCTGCGGCTCGTGCTCGTGCCGGTGTTCATCTGGCTCATGGTGCTGCCCGGGGACCCTGCGCGCCTGGCGGCGACCGTCGTCTTCGTCGTCGCGGCGCTGACCGACCGGCTCGACGGGCAGCTCGCCCGCTCGCGCGGCCTGGTCACGGACTTCGGGAAGATCGTCGACCCGATCGCCGACAAGGCGCTGACCCTGTCGGCCTTCATCATGCTGTCGGCCGACGGGCGCCTGTGGTGGTGGGTGACCGTCGTCATCCTCGTGCGCGAGCTCGGGATCACGGTCATGCGCTTCTTCATGCTGCGCCGAGCGGTGATGGCGGCCTCCCGCGGGGGCAAGCTCAAGACCGTCCTGCAGATGACGGGGCTGATCGGGCTGCTCGCCCCCTGGACGATGCTCCTGCCCCGGGCGCTGGCGGGCGGGCTGACCGCCCTGGCCTACGCAGCCGTCGCGGCGGCGCTCGTCGTCACCGTCGTGACCGGCGTCGACTACGTCCGTCAGGCGCTGTCGATCTCCCGCACCGGCGCAGGTGGGGACGAGGCGCGATGA
- the recA gene encoding recombinase RecA: protein MPAATQTQDRSKALATALAQIDKSFGKGSVMRLGDDTRPPVEVIPTGSTALDVALGIGGLPRGRVVEVYGPESSGKTTVALHAVANAQKAGGNAAFIDAEHALDPVYAKALGVDIDNLLVSQPDTGEQALEIADMLIRSGGLDIIVIDSVAALVPKAEIEGEMGDSHVGLQARLMSQALRKITGALSATGTTAIFINQLREKIGVFFGSPETTTGGKALKFYASVRIDVRRTQTLKDGDQPVGNRTRAKVVKNKMAPPFKQAEFDILYGQGISREGGLLDLGVDNDVIRKSGAWYTYGSDQLGQGKENARQFLKDNPELADEIENKILAALGIGEPGRRAKQEAQAEQEAAAARDKAAAAAPKTAKTAQGAADAAASGAVKSARGRAKKTAPVEDIFGEDAGGF, encoded by the coding sequence ATGCCCGCCGCCACCCAGACCCAGGACCGTTCCAAGGCCCTGGCCACCGCCCTCGCCCAGATCGACAAGTCCTTCGGCAAGGGCTCGGTCATGCGCCTGGGCGACGACACCCGCCCGCCCGTGGAGGTCATCCCCACCGGCTCGACCGCCCTCGACGTCGCCCTGGGCATCGGGGGGCTGCCCCGCGGCCGCGTCGTCGAGGTCTACGGTCCCGAGTCCTCCGGCAAGACCACCGTGGCCCTCCACGCCGTGGCCAACGCCCAGAAGGCGGGTGGCAACGCCGCCTTCATCGACGCCGAGCACGCCCTCGACCCGGTCTACGCCAAGGCCCTGGGCGTCGACATCGACAACCTCCTCGTCTCCCAGCCCGACACCGGGGAGCAGGCCCTCGAGATCGCGGACATGCTCATCCGCTCCGGAGGGCTGGACATCATCGTCATCGACTCCGTCGCCGCCCTCGTGCCCAAGGCCGAGATCGAGGGGGAGATGGGAGACTCCCACGTCGGGCTCCAGGCCCGTCTCATGAGCCAGGCCCTGCGCAAGATCACCGGCGCCCTGTCGGCCACCGGCACAACCGCCATCTTCATCAACCAGCTGCGCGAGAAGATCGGCGTGTTCTTCGGCAGCCCGGAGACGACCACGGGCGGCAAGGCCCTCAAGTTCTACGCCTCGGTGCGCATCGACGTGCGCCGCACCCAGACCCTCAAGGACGGTGACCAGCCCGTGGGCAACCGGACGCGGGCCAAGGTCGTCAAGAACAAGATGGCCCCGCCCTTCAAGCAGGCCGAGTTCGACATCCTCTACGGGCAGGGCATCTCCCGTGAGGGGGGCCTGCTCGACCTCGGCGTCGACAACGACGTCATCCGCAAGTCTGGTGCCTGGTACACCTACGGCTCGGACCAGCTCGGACAGGGCAAGGAGAACGCCCGCCAGTTCCTCAAGGACAACCCCGAGCTCGCCGACGAGATCGAGAACAAGATCCTCGCGGCCCTGGGCATCGGTGAGCCGGGGCGCAGGGCCAAGCAGGAGGCCCAGGCCGAGCAGGAGGCTGCCGCGGCCCGGGACAAGGCCGCAGCGGCGGCGCCGAAGACGGCCAAGACCGCTCAGGGCGCCGCTGACGCGGCCGCCTCCGGTGCCGTGAAGTCCGCACGGGGCCGTGCCAAGAAGACCGCCCCCGTCGAGGACATCTTCGGTGAGGACGCTGGCGGCTTCTGA
- a CDS encoding TetR/AcrR family transcriptional regulator produces the protein MSAGTGKPVARDGATGRGGPRRSAPDGTSATRESILRVARASFLSQGFARTTIRGVAREAGVDPALVCYYFGSKGDLFAAAINPNMRASTRDRIAEIFEGDLRSAGARLVHLAVTTWDGSSPDVPFASLLRWAATDENATEAVERYVSEVIVAPLSEALVRVGASRDEARERAVLAGSQVMGLAMVRYVFRLEPLASAGVKQIVAVTGPSVQRFITGPLPPAGERMRSG, from the coding sequence GTGAGTGCGGGCACAGGCAAACCCGTCGCCCGGGACGGCGCGACGGGCCGGGGCGGCCCTCGCCGCTCGGCCCCCGACGGGACGAGCGCGACGAGGGAGTCGATCCTGCGGGTGGCCCGGGCCTCCTTCCTGTCCCAGGGCTTCGCCAGGACGACGATCCGCGGGGTGGCCCGGGAGGCGGGGGTCGACCCGGCCCTCGTGTGCTACTACTTCGGCTCCAAGGGGGACCTGTTCGCCGCGGCGATCAACCCCAACATGCGCGCCAGCACCCGGGACCGGATCGCCGAGATCTTCGAGGGCGACCTGCGCAGCGCGGGAGCACGCCTCGTGCACCTGGCGGTGACCACCTGGGACGGCTCCTCCCCGGACGTCCCCTTCGCGAGCCTCCTGCGCTGGGCCGCCACGGACGAGAACGCGACGGAGGCGGTCGAGCGCTACGTCTCGGAGGTCATCGTCGCCCCGTTGTCCGAGGCGCTGGTCCGGGTCGGGGCGAGCCGGGACGAGGCGCGCGAACGAGCCGTCCTGGCCGGCTCGCAGGTCATGGGCCTGGCCATGGTCCGCTACGTCTTCCGGCTCGAGCCGCTCGCCTCTGCCGGCGTCAAGCAGATCGTCGCGGTCACGGGACCGAGCGTGCAGCGCTTCATCACCGGCCCGCTGCCGCCCGCGGGCGAGCGAATGAGGTCGGGCTGA